CCGCTCGTCAGCGGGCAGTCGCGCGGCGGCGAGCTCACGCTGCTGCTCGCGGCGACCTTCCCCGAGCGCATCCTCGGCGCCGTTGCCTTCGTGCCGGCCGCCTTCGTGTTCGGCGCACAGGGCGCCGCAGATCCGGCCGAGGGGTGGAACGGCCCCACGTGGACCCGGGGCGGCGAGCCGCTCGAGCATCTCTGGCACGACAACCGAGAGGTCGACTGGCAGCCCTGGAACGACGACCCCGCGCCCACCCGCCACGCCGACGTCTACGTCGACGGTCTGCGCGACCGCGCCCTCGCCCGCGCCGCCCGCATCCCCATCGAGCGCTTCCCCGGCCCGGTCGCGTGCGTGTCGGGCCTCGACGACCGAGCCTGGCCGTCGAGCCTGGCCTCACGCATCGTGCTCGACGCCCTCGAACGGCACGGCCACGCCGCCGAACGGCTGCACCTCGACTACGCCGACGCCGGCCACGGCATCACGATCCCGCACCTGCCGAGCACCGAGATCGAGCGCGTGCACCCGGTCTCGGGGGTGCACTACTCGAACGGCGGCACACCCCGCGGCAACGCCGAGGCGAGCACCGACTCGTTCGACCGCGTGTGCGAGTTCGTGCATCGCGCGGCGCGACAGACTTCCACCCATGAACAGTAAAGGAGCACCGATGCCGGTAACCGAGCATCTCGCAGGCCAGTGGCGCGAGTGGCGCCACAAGCACGTCTCGGATCTCACGCGGCCCTACGGCTGGACGGCGCTCGTCGCCCAGTACTGGCTGCACGAGGGCGCGTCGGGCGTCGAGCTCGAACTGCTGACCGGCGCCTGGAGCGTCGAGGACGGACGCGTCATCTACACCCCGCCCGCCGAAGGCCCCACGCTGTCCGTCGACGGCGAGTACCCGACGGGTCCCGTCGAGATCGTCACCGGCCGCAATCAGACCTACGGCCACGGCGCGAGCGCGCCCGTCTACTTCGGCGAGTGCGAGGTCGAGACGGTGCCGCGCACGAACGACGCCGGAGAACGCATCTTCGGCGTGCGCGTGCGCGATCCGCGCGTCTCCGTGCGCGCCGAGCAGATCGGCCTCACCGCGTTCGACTACGACCCGGACTGGCGCATCCCCGCCGCGTTCACGCCGGCCGAGCGCGACGACGTCGAGCAGGAGACGGTCGAGCGCGGCGTGCGCGAGACCACGAGCCGGATCGGCACCCTGCGCTTCGAGCACGGCGGCAAGACCTACGAGATCGTGCTCATCGGCAAGGACGCCGGCGACCGGGTGCAGCCCGTCGCCCACATCCGCGACCTCACCAGCGGCCCCGTCACCTACGGGGCCGGCCGCGTGATCGAGCTGGAATTCTCGGAGGACGGCGAGGGCCGCATCGACTGGATCGACTTCAACTACGCCGTCGCACTGCCCTGCGCCGTCACGAACTTCGTGACGTGCCCGCTGCCGCCGCGCCAGAACCACCTCGACTTCGAGGTGCTCGCCGGCGAGAAGAGGCCCGAGCACGACGTTGCCCGCGTGCTCACCTACGAGGCGCCCGCCGGCTGAGCCCGCCGAGGCCCGCCGCTCCCGCCGCAACCCCCTTGTGCCCGTCCCGGGGCGCCACGAGGATGGGAGGGAGCGGCGGAGACCCGCCGCCGCAACAGGCGAAGGGGGACCTCCATGACCACGGTCGCGCAGAACATCGTCGACACCCTCGAGGCGAACGGAGTCGAACGCGTCTACGGGATCCCTGGCGACTCGCTCAACGGCTTCACCGACGCGCTCCGCACCTCGGACATCGAGTGGGTGCACGCGCGCCACGAGGAGGGCGCCGCCTTCGCGGCAGCGGGGGAGGCCGGCACCACGGGGCGGCTGGCGGTGTGCGCGGGCAGCTGCGGTCCCGGCAACCTGCACCTCATCAACGGGCTGTACGACGCGCAGCGCTCGCGGGTGCCGGTGCTCGCGATCGCCGCGCACATCCCGAGCGCCGAGATCGGGTCGAACTACTTCCAGGAGACGCACCCGCAGGAGCTCTTCCGCGAGTGCTCCGTGTACGCCGAGCACGTCTCGAGCGCGGAGCAGATGCCCCGACTGCTGCGCATCGCGATGCAGACCGCCGTCGAACGGCAGGGGGTCGCCGTGCTCGTGATCCCCGGCGACG
The genomic region above belongs to Leucobacter muris and contains:
- a CDS encoding DUF1684 domain-containing protein, translating into MNSKGAPMPVTEHLAGQWREWRHKHVSDLTRPYGWTALVAQYWLHEGASGVELELLTGAWSVEDGRVIYTPPAEGPTLSVDGEYPTGPVEIVTGRNQTYGHGASAPVYFGECEVETVPRTNDAGERIFGVRVRDPRVSVRAEQIGLTAFDYDPDWRIPAAFTPAERDDVEQETVERGVRETTSRIGTLRFEHGGKTYEIVLIGKDAGDRVQPVAHIRDLTSGPVTYGAGRVIELEFSEDGEGRIDWIDFNYAVALPCAVTNFVTCPLPPRQNHLDFEVLAGEKRPEHDVARVLTYEAPAG